CGGCGGGTGCGGTGAGGCTCAGCCACAGCCCGGCCAGCAGCAGAACCAGGGTGAGAGCGCCGATGGCCGGAGTGAGGCGGTCTTTCAGGATGGGCATGGGGCCTCCAGAGTGCGGAAAGGCGGGGAGAGGTGCGGCTGGGCAAAAGACGTTAGGGAAGCGCTGGGAAGCGCGGAAAGGCACACGTCGGGTCCAGCCGAGAACGTGCCCTCAGCATGGCGTTTTCTGGTCCAGCCGACAAGTGCGAGTGTCCCCGTTTCGGCCCGCTTCCAGGCAGCGGGGGCGTCTGCCGGGCCAGGCCGCCTTCCCCTGGCAGACCCTGTCAGGATGCCAATCAGATTGGGCCGGAATTCGCTACCCGCTCTTTCACGTTTCGCCCCCCGGCGACGTGGCAAGATGAGAGTCTCAGAAACGGCCCTGGTGTCAGCCCTGGCGGTAAGTGCCCCGCTGCGGTAAGAAGCGTGGGCAGATCAATCAGACCTGCTCCCCCCAGTCAGGACAGGCCAGCCGGAACAGTTCTTGCGGAGGTTCATTTGATTCGTCGTTTATGGCCTGCCGTCTGCGTGGGCGCTGCGCTGGTGAGCATCTCGGCCTTCCCCCCAATTCGCGCGGCCACCGTCGCACCGATCAGCGCCGAGGTGGTGACCAGCAGCACCGACGCCGTGGGCACCACCTACGGACCCATCGGCAAATGGATGATTGACCCCGATGGCCAGCCTGCCCGCTGGCTCGGTTACCAGCTTGACAATCACGCCCTGCGCGAACCCATCAACGTGGTGCTGCTCGATCCGCTGGCCCGCACCCCCCAGGAAGCGGTGGCCCGGCTGAGTGCCGCCATGAGCGCGGCAGGCTACCCGGCCAGGAGCGGCCACAGCACCGGCTACCAGGGCCTGATCGGCACGCAGCTCTATGGGCAGCAGCCCGGCGGCAGCGGCGAGGCGTTCAGCGACGGCGCATGGTGGCGCGCCAACAACCACGGGCGCGTCTTCGGCCCGGCGGTGGTGGAGGGCGGCTACCTGTGGACCGGGGCATTCAGCCGCGAGGACTTCGAGGTGATCTCGGCCCTTCACCACCCTTACGATTCGTTCAAGGTGGCCCGTGACGATGTCAGCACCAGACTGACGGCGGCAGGCACCTTCAAGCGCCTCGGCACGCTCAACCTGGACAACGCCCTCAACACCCCGACCCTCACCACCGACGACCACGACGGGCGGGCCGTGGTGCTGGTGGCGCAGAAGTAAGGAAAGCGGAAGTGAGGAGCGCTCACTCCACTGCGAACGGAAACAGCAGCGTGCAGACGATCAACGTGCCCACGTCGAACACTGCCAGGAAGCTCAGCCAGGCGGCCACCTCGCTGCTCCAGCCGCCGCCGATCAGCAGGCTGGTGGCCTTGACGGTGGACAGCACCACCGGCACCAGCAGCGGAAAGGCCAGGGCGGGCAGCAGGGCCTCGCGGGCGCGCAGATTGACGGTGATGGCGGCGTAGAAGGTGCTGCTGGCCGACAGCCCGGTCACGCCCAGCACCGCCACCAACCCCAGCGCGGGCCAGGGCAGCGCCTGACCACCCCCCGCTGCGCCGAACAGCAACAGTCCCAGCGGCAGCACCAGCAGCGCCAACACGAGCAGTTGCAACCAGCTTCCCAGCCACTTGCCCAGATACAACGCGCCGTGTGGCCCCGGATAGAGGGTCAGTTGCTCCAGCGCCCCCGCCTCCTGCTCCTGGGCGAAAGCGCGGCCCGAGGCGATGGCCGACGACAGTGCCAGAGAGGCCCACACCGCCCCGGCAGCGGCGGGTTTCAGGCGGGCATCGTCCGGCCCCAGCGCCAGCCCCAGCACGAGCAGCACCAGCGCGGCGTAGAAGGCGGTGGCGAGCAGGGTGTCGCGGGTGCGGCCCGCCAGCCGGGCGTCCTTGCGGGCAATCGTCAGAATTTGCTGCCAGCCCTGGTTCACCGCTGCTCCGTCAGGGTTCCGGCGCGCAGGTGCAGGGCGCGGTTTGTGACCTGCGCGGCCAGCTCGGGTTCATGGGCCGCCAGGATCAGGGTGCGGCCCTGGCCCGTCACTTCCGAGAGCATCTGCAGCGCCAGTTGCCGCCCCGCCGCGTCGAGGTTGGCGAACGGCTCGTCCACCAGTGTCAGCGGGCGGGCCAGCAGTGACAACCGGGCCAGATTGAGGCGCTTGCGCATGCCCGCCGACAGAAACCTCACCCGGCGCTCGGCGGCCCCCTCCAGGCCTACCCGCCGCAGGGC
This portion of the Deinococcus rubellus genome encodes:
- a CDS encoding heme exporter protein CcmB yields the protein MNQGWQQILTIARKDARLAGRTRDTLLATAFYAALVLLVLGLALGPDDARLKPAAAGAVWASLALSSAIASGRAFAQEQEAGALEQLTLYPGPHGALYLGKWLGSWLQLLVLALLVLPLGLLLFGAAGGGQALPWPALGLVAVLGVTGLSASSTFYAAITVNLRAREALLPALAFPLLVPVVLSTVKATSLLIGGGWSSEVAAWLSFLAVFDVGTLIVCTLLFPFAVE